In the Triticum aestivum cultivar Chinese Spring chromosome 2B, IWGSC CS RefSeq v2.1, whole genome shotgun sequence genome, ACAATGTTGATTTTCTACAATTGCAAGTGTTGATTTTCCATCATTTTCAGTGAGCACAGGATGATGAAGTTTGCTTTGTGTACAGACTTCCCTGATCATTCTCATTTCATTTCCCATGGAGGGATCAATATGTACAACCAACTATCTATCTTGTTGAGCCGAAGGTACAATGTGTAAGCCTAGTAATATTTTCAAGAATTGCATAAAAAGTGATATAAGATGGGAGAAAGTCAAGGTATCGCGTAAACAACTAAACATGATCTTTTGCCCGCAAAAAAAGTTAAACTAAACATGATCTTCTCTCTTGCCAAGAAACTATCAAAAGCTCTCAGTGTCTTGTAATGTTGATTTAGATTGCCCTTGATGCTTGCTATGTGGTTCCAAATTTATCAGCTTTGCTTCAAGTTACCATTTCCTTACACAAATTTACGTGCTCTGTCTATTGCGACTTATTTCCTTAACTCCCTGAGCTATTTTATGAGATAGGATGTCCTTTTCGAATGGGAATGACTGCCTTATTTTAACTTGAATGTAGATAGGTATCCTTTACCAATACATGTTTCTTTGACATGTTTGCGCTGCTAATATGCAATCATGCTAGGAATGTtaatctttctttgtttttttcatgAGCAGCTCAAAATGTTTAAGCTATGATTGTGAATAGAAACTGACACAGGAAGGAAGCCTTGCTTAAGTGTGCCCGATCAGCCGAATCAGAACTACATGAGATAGGTTGTCCTTTTCGAATTGGAATGGCTGACTTATTTGAACTTGTATATAAATAGGCAAATATATGCCAATACCTGTTTCTTTTACATGCTTGCGCTGCTAGTAATCAGATCATAGCCAATGCACTCATGCTACGAACGTCGATCCTTCTTTGACTTTTCAAGAGCAGCTCAAAAAATTTAAGCTATGAATGTTACTAGCAGAAACTGACACAGCAAGGAAGCCTTGCATTGCTTCAGTGTGCCTGATCGGCCAAGTCTGAATTTTGATTTTGATGGGACGATGGAGCCTCTAATTGGTTTCAGATGATACATTGGGAACGAAAAAGCATTTTGCATCAAATTGACAAGTGAAACGATGTTCGAAAAATAAGGGAAGATAGTTCGCTGGTTTGAAGCATACCTTTGGAAACCTACTGTTCTATGGGACAAAAAACCTGTTACGCAGCACCCCAGCTTTATTACAACTTGAAGAACATTATTATGTGTTGAAGAAAATAAATTACTGTACTACTGTAATAGTATCCCACCAAGACAACAACCAGAGTAGAGTGGCGAGCAGGTCACTTGTAGCTCGCTGATCCGACCGTGAAGTGGATACAACTGGTGGGATTCGAGGCGTCCTTTGCTCTCCCTCTTCAGCTGACCCAGAAGGAAAGACTGCCATCGGGCCATCGGGGGCATCAACCAGAAGGAAAGCAGCTGCCGCGCTTTGGCTTGCTCTCTACGACTACGAGGACAGCTCGCGAACAACCGGTCAGTCCATGTTTGTATGCAGGCAAAGGCAATGGTGCTCACTGGTGGGCAGGGCAGTGATAGCTTTGATTCATTCAGCacacatgtcagtgaagaggccGAAGGAAGAGATCCTGATGGACAACAACGGCCGTGGACATGTCCACACCTGCTGCTTTCGGCATCCTTCCTCCCGTACCGCGTGAACCATGCTCTGCTCGACGTGTTCCTTTCTTTCCTTGTCGAGCAAAACTGGACGCTCTCGCTCACCGGAGCGGACAGACTGAAGCTTCACCGGAGCGATGTCGCCTTCCCTGTCCTGTGCGAGGAGGGCATGGCGTGCATTCGGGAGGATGGGTTACCCTACCCAGCCGCACCGCTCCCTCGGTTCACCGGCAAGTATAGACATGGATATTTGCATCAAGCTGTGAGGAATtttgtttttaagcatttattatTATATGCAacaaaaatacgtctagatacatccattttcaagacaagtaattccgaacggagggagtacctttctATAAACTCGAAGCAAATGTCAAGGATGAGATGGTTTGACCGCAAACCAAGTTTTTCCAGGCAATTGTGCATTAGCAATTCTAATCTGATAGTATCCAAACGCCACATTACTCCCAAAACTCCTTCTCAGTTTTCTGACCCAAACATACTAGTCTACAAATCCTCCGCAAACAGACTAACACCTGCTGTTTTATGCAAATTCATTTCTAATCCTTGGCACCAAAAACAACAATGTGGTCTTTTGGCTCTAGACACTCAATTTTGGAACGATGGGTTACAACACAAATGATCAGTTAACATGGATCAATGCTATGTGGTGTGTTCAGATGTGGTAAATCGACATTTTCCTTTTAACAAAGCTTTCagatccacatcctcatcttcaggaGCTCAGAAACATACACCAATGCGGTAGAAAGCCCTTATTTATCACCTAATATAGTTGCATACACAATTTTAGCCGGTTGATTAAAGTGATGACACTCGCCCTCTGATCATAATCTACATCTATTTTTCCTTTGTTGACAACAAAATTCTACAGCACCAGCATAAGATGAAAGTTTTCACAGCAACAGACATACAAAATATTGGGCTATAACTTCCAACAGCTCATTCAAATGTTGATCCTATGGCCTCAATGGGATTTTGTTTTTTCCGACCTTTTGACTGGATCAGCCTTCCAACACTGCCTGTGTTTTTTTTCTCTCAGGCCTGTGTGATGCTCATTTCCTATTGACCGTGAAGTGAAAACCCATGGGTTCTCGATATTCACCTGTTCCATGGCATCGGTGGCAGTAATCCAGGCCGCTACCCCCGCATATTTGGCACCTGACAAATGGAAGTCATGTTAGAGGGGTGTGCCGCTGTTCAGTACCTCGGTATGCTAGACGTATATGAGTAGGGGTGTCCTCACCATTGCGGCCATTCTCCCTTGGGGAGCACGGCGAGATCGACATGGTTTATTCTTCCTGCACATTTCAGGCCCGATTTTCATGAGAACTGATGGAACGAATGAACATACTAGCAAGAGAAAATAGCATGGGAGTAAAATAGAGACCTCTACCGAAACAGTTGCGGCAATTTATTGTCCCGGTGCCTTTGCAGATGGTGCATGGAGGATCAGGTCGTTTTGGTCTTTCTCTCCTAACATTCGACTGCATCATGGTACAACTAAGAAAACAGAGAACCGGCCAATAAACAAGTGAAAGAATGACACACAATGTTCAATTATTTGTATCATCTAATGTATATTTGGTCTGACATGGTGTCCTATATGGCTATTTCTCATTTTTTTCCTGCAAGGTGAAAACCTCCTATACCCTGAACTTGGAGGATCACAAGGGAAGCGGCAACATAATACATCGCCGTATTGATACTTTGTTTAACTTATCCAGTGTAAACTCAACCATGACTATGTTTTGTCTTCTGTGGTTCTGTCACAAGAATCACCACGCTAACAATCCAAGGTATCAACACCCTCTTGGGGACTAACTCTTCTGTGGAATTTGAGTATGTTGCTAAGTGGCGGGTTAGTAACAAAAAAACATCAGGCAATCAATCTTGCTCATGCTGCAGCCTTATGGGCTCTCTGGAAACACAGAAATGAACTGCTTTAACAGACGTTCATGACTTGGTGTTGGTGTGCAGGTAGTTCCGAGGGGGATGGATGTAGCGTACTCCCAGTGGGCGACTCTAAGCTCCAGTCCTGCAAAAGAGCACGTTCTGGACATCACAAGTTCTTTATGGGTGCTGACCAAGTGACCAGGAGCCCACCTACACTGATGTGGACGGATCCAGGCTAGCTGGTCACTGGATGAAGCTGTCGTCCCTATCTGGCCTGCCGGCCTCTGAGGATGCTGCTGCCTGGGAAGCCACCATTGCTGGGTTAGCGAAGCATGCACAGGAATCCTCCCGCAGTCTGCTTGAAGACAGCGTCTGGCTCAAGTGTGCGCCGGGAGCTTGGCGGCACTGGGCTTGTGTTCTGATTTGGTTCCTGTGCCATGTGTAATCATACAATGGTCATATTTCCTGAATCCAAAATTGTAGCCTGTTCCCTTCCCTGAACTTTGGgcagtgcttgttttttcttgctGTAATTTCTAGTACTTAGTTTCCGCTGGAGTTGGCATGTCAGCCTACTCCCGAGTGTGTTCATGTATAACTGTTTGGTTTCATCTCAATGAAATGGAGCCAGGGCTGGTGCCCTTTTCCTCTAAAAAAAATCCAAGGTTTACATGTAACTCTGGTTATTCTGTCGGTAAACAGGCATTTGATGCACAAATGAAGTTGTACGCCGCAATATTTGCACATGAACTGGCCACTGGATCACATGAATTAATCATTTTGCAATGCTGCTTACCCCCATCCACTCAGCCACTCGGGCAACATGTGCAACATCCATTCTCCGTGCTTCTCAGCCTTACCATTACATTAATATCCCAAAACTACTTGGAAGCACAAGCAGTTCTACCTCACTGTTCCAAAAGGCAGCGAGAACAAAAAAATACAAGCTCTGCCTAATTTTCTGTCCTGTGTATTTCATTTTGGATTAGTTGCTaatttcaccctttcttctgcACCGCTCTTCAACGGGACGCTGCCCACGGTACAGTAATCAACCACACGAACGATTCACATACGCCTTGCGGCCAAAGCTGTCCCGTGACGAGAACAGGAGCTAGTGTTACTAAAGGTTCAACTATTTTCGCTTGCTGCCTATCAATTGTTCGACGAATTGCGGACACGGGAACAGAGCAGAAGGAATGGGGCAAAGGGGGAAAGCTCAGCTCACCTCGGTGCGGACGACCCATGCCGGCCTCCGAACGCCCAGCCGCCTAGGAGGGCCTTCAAATCCGGGGAGTGAGCTCGTCGGAGCCTGCGCCGGCAACCCAGCGCAACCGGGGCCGGCTGCCGGTGTAGCAGGCATCGGTGGCTACCCCTACTCCACGCCGGATTCTAGAAAAGCCTAAAAAACGTTTTCAGGGTCTGCGTTATCCACTGACGACGACTGGACACTTTGGGCCCTCATTTAGTTGGACTTGCCATCAGAACTTTGGGCTTTACATGTGTCTTGAGATTGTGAGTCCACCCTTTTGTGTTTATTCGACGTTCTGTTTATAGAATAATGTCAAAAAAGATGTGGCTAGGTCTCAGCCAACTTAGATTTAATCAAGTCTCAATCAAGTGACATAACATAGCTGTAGCACACCTACGCTTCGCGGTGCAGCACACAATTGCTCTACGGTGTCGCACACCTGTTCTCTGTTGCGAAGCATATATGTGCTTcacaattttttttctcttttcaggCAAACCCGTGCTCCATCCACGATAACATAAGTTTGCTTTGCTGTGAAGCACATCTTTGCTTTcagccttttttctttttcttttgggggTTGCACGCGCTTCACTTTGGGAGCACACGTGTACTTCGTAGCAAAGCACAACTATGTTTCGTGGTGAAACACGCATGTGTCCATCCGCGACAGATGTGCTTCGCGTGGAGCGCACCAGAGAATGACACATGCCGCACTCTTGTGTGCCCCCGCGCTCTACCAAAATGACCTGTGCAGGGCGGTTTCAAGGGGTAACCTCTAACTTGTTGCTCCCTTTTCCATAAATAATACTACTAAACTCCTACATTGATGGGTATGTGTCCCATTAGAAGTTCCCCATTAGGGGTCAGTGATATGTCACAAACGTATATATTATTTTTTAAGTTTAATTGTACATTTTTCCTTGTTTATTAATGAACTGCTACTAATAAAATGTGAGAAGGCAGTTGTCCTCGACTGCTCTAGTGGTGGCTATAGTTGTGCGGGTAGTgagcaggagaagaagaagatATTGATTGCTATGTCACAAGACCAGGTCCATGCTCACGATCCAAACAAGGAAGGTATCCAACGTGTCTTCTCTGCTCATGAGACTAATATCCGGATCGGCCAAAAGGAGGCAGCTATCATGCTTTGGCTTGGTCTCTACGAGGACAACTTAGTCTGGGATGAGGGAGAGGTCGTCAGGATAAGGAGGTATTATCGGTAGTCACCA is a window encoding:
- the LOC123046656 gene encoding chaperone protein DnaJ isoform X2 gives rise to the protein MPATPAAGPGCAGLPAQAPTSSLPGFEGPPRRLGVRRPAWVVRTESNVRRERPKRPDPPCTICKGTGTINCRNCFGRGRINHVDLAVLPKGEWPQWCQICGGSGLDYCHRCHGTGEYREPMGFHFTVNRK